Within the Channa argus isolate prfri chromosome 12, Channa argus male v1.0, whole genome shotgun sequence genome, the region AAATCTTGAAGAACATCTGATGCTAATAAACTGAAGAAACTGATCAGGCAGACTGGCTCTGTGCTGGGGACTTGTCTGGAACCCTTGGAGTGTGTTCATCCTGTTGTTATTGTACTGTCTGGTGTGGCCTCGAGAGTTATTTAATTTACTCATATAAAACAGACTAAACACCCGTTCTCCATTCAGACATATGGGGTTATTTGCAAGCCATCCCCTCATTAAATGAGTGTGTTCTTGTGATTTCTGATAAACATCCTAACAGCAATTTAACTACTTACTAATACGGCGCTGGGCCACTCAGATGAACACCTTcctctgccacctgctggagagTGTGCATTTGAAATTATAGCACTACAGTCATTAAACATAATGTTAAACTgatgttaaaataatgtttattcatcattcttgtgtattttttttaccatgttaCTTAATAAATACTTTGCAATAAGGTTTACAAAGATCATTAACACATGGTGAATTGTAGTAAGGTgtataagtaaataaaaatgctgttgaTGTTTTCAACTTTACAGAAAGAGTCCAAGTATTAGGATACGGTTAATTATGCTTCCACAATGAAACATGCACAGTAACATATAGGTATGAACATAAGTTAAGGAACATCTGTACATGACTTCGTATGTGAGGACTGATCTCAGCGTTCACCAAACTGATGACACAGGTTTAAGGATGGAAAATCTATTTGGCAGTTataactgttttcttttaatgtattGGCGCAGCTGTAAACCTTGTTACCATCTGCACATGTAAATTAAGATTAACCatgatattattttattcattgttagaactgaaaTGATCATGTAAACCctccaaacataaaaaatgaaaaaataaattaatattttgagtTGATATTCAAGGTAAAACGTGCACTAATAAATACAGGGAAGTATTCCtatattacaaaaaacaaaaaacaatgtataaCAAACTACTGAATAAATGAAGGGAAATGCACATTACACTTGCTAATATCTCTACACCTTTGTAAAGATTAATGCATTCTAAATATCTTATACAAAAGCTTTCTGAAGGGAAACCAATAAATTAATCAACCAAATAACCAGCCACCCTGTATCATGAAGGGTAAGTATAAATAACAGATTGCTAACTCGTTTATTCTACTGGGTAAATTTCATATCCACggccacattttttaaatttccaacTATGAGGTattattgatttgatttgatttttttatgtcattcagAACATTTATTTGAACCATATTAAATTAATTCTATTTAATTTTGAGTAATGATTTTGCACTTGTGGTGTGAAACTCATACATAGGTTGACGTTGATTATGACCAATAACCTATGAATCCCGTTTTCTTTGAACTAAGCTGAAATTAACTAAAGTAAATGATATGCATCATTGCTCATTTCCTACTGTTGAGTAGACAAAACCTTTGAAATAGAACAGTCAGAAATGGCCAGGAGCATCATGTTGCACTGCCATTACAGACAGTGACTTTAAACAAGTAATTTCTCATGTGCCAACTGTTTGTCCTACTCATCTTCAGCAAACTGCTCCAGCTGTCTCCAGTTTGAAGACTGTCTTCTGCAGACTGCATGCTTCAGCTCTTACAGAGATGTTCAGATCAGGATAGACAGCAACTTCAGTAGTAGTAGTCCAGCGTTTTGATCCTGGCCTTTTACGTAGCTGTGTCTTGGGTCATTATTCTCTTGAGGAGCTATGACATATAACCGAGATACCTTTGACACTGCGTAGTATGTTTCACTCCAGACCTCTTTCATAGTCTCGAGATTTCACTGTGCCCTGCATGGCAGCCAGTCCTAGTAAAATGTCACTATGATCCTataattaatactttttttctaAGGGTACCAACAAATTTGGCCAGTCCATTTTCAAATCTCTTTGTTCAATAAGGAATATTATCTCTTTCAGTTTCATGTTACAGCTAGTTGGGATCTACAGTAAGGTGGTTACCACATCATTCTGTTTCAGTCCAGGTGTTTAATCGTTCAGTTTCCTGGgtgttttatttgtcatatgactcctctccctcccctcaGTCTGGGTGTGGCGTACAGGTAGAGACAGAGCGTCAACAGAAAGACAGATCCACTCGCTAGCTGTCATTTCCTCTAACAGCTTCCCATACAATACTGTTAACAGATGTAAAAGAACGGATGTTTGCTCTAAAGTCgatgtctgtgtgtctcctcGCATGTTTCCTGAGTCGTTCTGTATCTCAAGGTAAGCTGACCAGATTTTCCATTTACTGAAAACTCAATTTGAGTAAGAGGAACAAAACGAAAACACCTAAACTCTCGCTCTGTAACAGTGATAACTTCTCAGGTTGTGAAGTTACAGGAGTGGAAAAAACTGTTAcccattatatttattattggtATATAATGAAATGTTCTGAGATTTGCTTCTAGAAAACATCAGAATCAGAATTAGACATTAAATTGTTCTCAGAGGACCGACATAAGCAGCAGTGTGAGGATCGATCAGACTGGTATGAGGACTGCGTAGTGACGCACTGTTGTACCTTCATGTAATGTAATTGCTGTTGTTCTTTGTCTCTGGTTTAATGGCGGATGGTGCAAATATCAAGAAACAGCACTAGCTACATCCGATCAGtgttacattactttttttatCAGCCCAGTTTTTCTGTAACAACAAGTTtgtgacttgacttgacttgttaAGTTATTTAATCTGAATTGAAGGAAACTAAATTTTCATTTAATGGAGATCACTTACACTCGGATTCGGTTACTGTTACAAATTACTTCAACAAACTGAGTTTCTCACCTCCTCTCTTGTGataaggtttttatttaaaaaaaatgtgcagatgGGAGCACATTTCAGTAATTTTCATTAGGTAATAAAAATTTCTAACAGTAACCTGTTGGTGTTAaagtctcagaatgcaggcctacttgtggttcccaggatttccaaaggtagaatgggaggcagagcctttagctatcaagctcctctcctgcggaaccagctcccagttcagattcaggaagcagacaccctctctacttttaagtcttggcttaaaaccttcctctttgataaagctagttatagttatgctgctataggctcaGACTGCTGGTGGACCcacctcctcttgaccctctctcctctcctctcaccccacaattgtcacaaCTGAACGACTTTAActctttgtgtgttctttctcccgtagttgtcatTCTCCCtatctgtccccctctctctgtccctttctgcaggtgtccccggctttgaagctgtgtgtcttccagtgtgcagctactggtcctaccaacctgcctgatgttttgtcgttgctttgtgttgctctttttctttcttctctcttcactttccactcgacccaaccggtcaaggcagatggccttccaccctgagcctggttctgctggaggtttcttcctttaaagggagtttttcctctccactgttgcctatggcttgttaaAGGGGcaattgtttggttttctctttacatctttataatcttgactttattctgtaaagtgccttgagatgatttgttgtgaattggggctatataaataaagttgaattgaattgagatGAAAGTAAGTAAAAAGGATCAGTTAGTCTCAGATTTGAGAGCAACCTCTGTCCTCACAATTTAATATAgatctataataataataataataataataataataataataataataataataataataataataataattgctgTGTTCAGATTGTAGAGCTTTTGATTAGTAATGGATCAAAATAAATTTTGCTAAAGATTATTATTTGTTTCCTTCCtacttttctctattttttcttttgtcatttagcCTCAAAGCAAGTAAAGGATGTGAAGCCTGGAGCTACTGTAACTCTTCATTGCCAGGGTCCCAGAGATGCTTCCATTGAACTGGTGGAGTGGACCAAACCTGACCTGAAATCAGACGAATATGTCTTCTTCTTCAGAGACATGCAGTTCAATGAAGACTTCCAACATCCGCAGTTTCGTGGTCGAGTGAAGCTGGTAGATCCAGAGATGAAGAATGGAGACTTTTCTGTGATCCTGAAGAACGTCAACATTTATGATGCTGGAGAATATCAGTGTCGTATTGGAAAGAGCCATTCAGGACGCAGTAAGAGGGAAACACCGGAGCTCATCAACAGTGTCACGATGAAAGTTGATCCAGGTGAGTTAACCAGCAACAATGTTAGTGCTTCATtgatttttgctgtttgttatCATGTGCACTTAAGTCATTGTATGAGTTAATCACTGTGTATATCAGATTTGTCCTCTGACCCAGTTGATCAGAGACGAGTGTTCACTCTTTGCCAGTCCCTGATTCTGACTGGCTGCTGTAGAAGAAAGCTATACTTTAATCCATAACCTTctgttttgtgttctttcttaCTACCTCAGTCCATAAACACATGACAGCTAACACAGGGGATGATGTCAGTCTGCCATGTCCAACTCTCAGCACCAGCCCCATCACATCTGTGAAGTGGATCATGCAGAACAAGAAAGATTACGTGTTTTTGAACCGTAACAAACGCTCTGTTCCGGACCACCAGCATCCATATTACAAGGACTGGGTTGAGCTCGAGGATGGTGAGATGAAGGATGGAGACGCATCTCTGATTCTGAAGGATGTGATGAATATCAACAGTGGAAGATACGAGTGTTGGATCCATCATAAAGGAACAAACTACAAGACGAGTATCATCGATCTGTATGTTTATCCcccaggtgagtgtgtgtgtgtgtgtgtgtgtgtgtgtgtgtgtgtgtgtgtgtggatcagaggtgaagctgcttcctggttgttgatgtgagagtgaaccatcacagatcagatgttggtgttttctaaagatgttgctgatgagactttgtagcaaacagctgctatgagtgatgggatcaaagtgcagtagataatgtctgacaggagtttgaagaggaaatggattcatcacctacctgacatCTCACATTTCACATCTTATTCTGTTTTTCCAGATCCCCACAATAATTAAAGGAGACTTCGATTGAAGAAACAAGGCTGGTAGAGACCATGATGGATTTTCTGCACTAGGgaccatttacattttttcttgctgttattgttggttttcttgtatttttttctacaaataTAATCTGCTAATGATGTACAGCAGGTGTCCATCAGCTAGTGTAAAAcgtcctgctgctgtttcagGATGTAGAATtacctaaactaaagccaacaCTGGTGGACACAACTGTCACAATCTAATTCAGCGATTCACTCTTTTAACTCAACCTCTCAACCAATTTATCAACTCTTACTTATAAACAGATGAACAGTTAGTGAagattttggtcattttaagcAAAGACTATAAAGTTAATTAAGACGTTCTACCGCGTTGAAAtaccttttttatttcagcttcaatCTCAGTTATGTGCAGGGTTTATGTTTCGTTTCTTTCTAAAAGCTTCCCAGTAGAACCAGTCTGACCTGTTCTACATGCAGGTCTGAACTGAGCAGGAACAAAAAGCAGCCAAACCGTCACACAGCAACTGAACATTGCTCTGTGTCTGAAAACATGTAGCTAATGATAAAACCTCAGACCTGGTCACTGACCTGCTTTAACTGTGACTCTGAAACTTGGGAATGAAGAATGAGTCTGATCTGACATTGGAGAGCAAACAAAGAACATTTACAGCTTTAATTTGGAAGATGTTCATTTTGTTCAGACATGAATGTAAagacttcttttattttttgtgacagCAGTAAAGCACACCTGTAATGCTGCAGTGCAGCGTCTGTTTCTGGTACATATTAAActcaataaatcaaataaaattgcattctaaagttttatgtttatttgtcatctctttatttttgaTAATGAGCAGgatttacagttgtttttttgtcttgtctgcaaaagtaaaattaaaagcttttcatCAGAACATATCTGACCTGTTTAACATGTTGACAGTGGTTTGATCTGAGCTGGAATCAAAAGCAGTTAAACCATGATACACACCCGGAAGAGGGTTTTCATTTGGTTTGAATTtcccacatacagtaaatgcactGAACTGATCATTAGGTTCAGTATCGGCTGATATAAAGTTTTTCAGAATCTAATCCTGTTTATTGAACTGTAACGTTCAGTAGTGCTGAAACTTGGAGCATAGCTGGGCCTGTTTGAAtttcaaatatggaggcaaagtGTTTCACATGTTTCAAATGAGTATTTGCTTAGAGTCAGATGAGGTTTCCTTCATGCTGGCTGTGTGCCAGGTTACACCCATTAATTCTCTGTGGAAACttttacaagaaaatgaaagtgaacgTATGCGAATTCAGGGACGTCTGTATGTTATGGTATAGTCATACTTCAAATCATACACAACATAACTGTTCTATTCCATCAAACTCTGCTGCTGTGATACTTGTTGATGCTTTGCCTACATAAAAGCTTCATTTCACAGTGGCAGTAGTTGAAGGTTTCAGTAGAAAAACGTACTGAACCTTTACCCACATCTACATACCTGCCAATAATGTTGTCATTGGTGTTGTCTTTGATGTGAGCTCATCATTTAACCTCTTAGTTTTGCAGTGAAGCATCAGTGCTGCCAACCACAATGTCAGACACAGTTCTGCAGGCAACCGTATTGGGTTAACCCATAACCATGTTATGCCAACCATGTGGGCGTCAACTTGTATGATTGAAACGTTTTCCCAAGCGGGGCAGGCCAGATGGTGTTAAAATGACTGGAGAAATCAAAAACCCCGAGGCTTCTCCAGGTGGGTGTAGGCACGGCAGAGTGGGTTTGATGCTAGTAGGCAAACAGGAGGGGGTCAGGGGAAGGTTCTCTCTAGAACCAGTCAGATCAAACAGTCAACCTTCAGCGTGTGAGCAGACTAGACCCATCATGTGGACTCAATCTAGTGCTGCCACCTGTTGGATGATTCAGGTAACTCGTCCACACGTAACAGGTCtcattttacagtttcataTTCTGACTGCAAAGAAACCAGTTGagtgaaatataattttaaaaatggataaAACAGATGaacttgaattgaatttaagTCTTTTAATCAGCACAAATAATATTGCCATAATAGTATCATCAGAGCATGTTTTAGTGTCAGCTGGAACCAAATCTATCAAGAACTTCCTATTAGACAATtgaatagaaaacacaaaatcacaattGATTGTTTTCCTTGGATACAATATGACATGTTTATGCTGCGAAATGTTGTAGTTTTATCTGTTAGGAACTGAATCATGTTAACCATTGTTGTATCACCTCCTTTTCTAGCTGCACTAGATAAAGAAGATACCAGGTGCTTTGGTTTTGTAaagattcttttcttttcttattgaTATATTGCAGCTGGTCTGAGGCTTCCTTTGTCATGTCCTAAGAttaaatcatgtcaactggacttctttcttctcgGTTATAAATGTCCATGCAGTGACTTCCACTAAAGAATCATGTTAATGCTGTGGCCCCTGAGGGCCCAACAATGACTGCTACAGAGCTTACAGAGTTTCTTTTCATGTTATAAACGGTGGCTGTGGTAAAGTTTATGTAAAACGGGTCATGTCAGTATTGCAAATTAGCTTTACTGCCGGTAGATGGCGCTGTTTTCTTCAACCTCACAGTACAGTAACAGTACTTTGTTTAACCGTGTTGTGTCAGTAAGAGAATTTGTCTGAACAATACAGGGATTAAAATCATAACCACCAGTGTAAAGCTAGAATATGTTTAACAATGTTTGTattaacaaaatacacatttctctACTTTCTTAGCCACATTTTATATCCACAAATTgaaatttttgttaaatattatatttcacttttgaGTTTAGTTTATCCTTTGTGATGATTGTTCTGTTTTACAGCCTATAAATTATTGCTCTTTTTGCTGCTAtttaatgttctgcacttatatagcacttttctacctattgtcactcaaagcattttaccctgctttttattcacccattaacactcacaatcacaaccGCACCGATGgcggagctgctatgcagctggccaacactcaccgggagcaactaagttggggttcaattttttgctcaaggacactttaacatgtgaccagaggagccggggatcgaaccaacaacttcTCTactttcctgcgccacagtcaatGCTCACcctctaaaacattttatgttcttatattttataaaaaataaagggaaaaaaaacatattgaataAACTGAGTTTTATCGATATCAGTGGTGAATGAGGCGAATGAGgatgtgtgtgtagatgtagTGCATAAACAGGGGGGTTTCATTTCCTCATTGTTGTATACAAACTTGAAAAGTGAAATAGAACAACTCTGTCCCCgaaatttacatttctgtacaacaCAAATTTGGATGAATTTGCTGTAGTTGTTTTTGACTCTACTTGTCTGGAGCTAAAAACCTTAGGTGGTTTTAAATACAGTCCAGAATCCAAAATGAACTGAGGACTAGGAAATTGCAAATAGTGAGAAAGACGATTAATTATCTTATATATAcactttttttgtgtctgttaatGGATTGTAAATTGGGTGTTTGGACTGAactcatctgtaaatggaacaGATTGATTTGATTGAGCTCGTCTGAAGTTATGTAATGTGAttgatggttttgtttttggaggGAATGTGGATCCACAGCCTCATAATCTGTCTGTGCCCCCTCAGACTCAGGGTTGGTTGCTTGTGTTGGGGCAGCTGGAGGCAGCCCACCAGTCCCAGGTTAGCAGGGTTGATTTGagaatttattattaaatacttTAACAGTGTCAGTCATTTGATGCTTTACCTCTGTGAACTAATGTAACCGAGCTATTtcctgccacctgctggagagAAACTTAAAAGGCCATAGAAGGAGGAAGTAGGGGGCTTCTTTGACCATATGTGTGATGATCTCATATCAAATCAAGTTACAATGGACCCAACATCTCTccagtttttcctctgtaaGTACCATCTGTATGATATGAAGAATTAGAGCTAAAGAATGTTAAGGGAGTTGATGACAAGTGGTTGTGAGAAAAAATGAGAATTAAACAATATTATACTCatcaacatcaaaaacaaaaaggtaacaGATCGCAATCTGCAGggtaacaaaatgttttgttgagtAGCTGAAGTTGGTCACAGTAGAGCAGCAtttgaaaaaagatgaaaaaaaaaacagtctctTAAAAATATAAGATATAGATAAAAGCTCCGTTATGATCAATGTCCACATTTTAATTGTAGAGAGATTAAAGGTTTGATTCTTTCTAGCAAACCACAGAACCtgtttttcattcagatggTTCCAGTTTTATGTCCATTAATCTTTTGAGAAGTTACACTTTGTCCTAAATGTTTGTGGCAGAATAAACATATGAGTATTGACATGTGAGCTGCTATTTCaacataaatctaaataaagattgataacatttaatttaaatactgcAGTCAGCTACATCAATGAAGCGTCCAGGAAGGACTTTAACAAAAACGTATTACAAATGGTTTAAAACCATCAGACGTCACGTTGGTCAAAAACTACAAACCCGTTTCCAGAAAAATGGGGATGCTGCAAGAAATGGAAagttaaagagaaaacaatcatttCCAATAATCATTTTCAGAATGTTGCTCatactcattttgaatttggtgcCAGGAACGTGTTGAAAATAAGttgaaacataaacaaaatttcctcatttttactaagttctcagtcatccaggctTGATTATCTGAAGGTTGAGTCatgaaattctttctttctgcttgaTTTAGGATCTCGGTTGTTCCACAGTTAATTGCTTTATTTCTACTTCATAGTGCTTCAAATGTCTTTGGTGGCTGAATGTTTGACTACTGAGCAATGCTGCTGTAATATGTGCAGAATATGcagaaataaactaaacttAACTAAAAAACCTTTTGTCTGGATTCCAGCACcagctttttaaatgcattagcTTTAATGGAGCCTTCATAGATGAAGGAATCGACATCTGTGTACAATACAATTTCTAAAGTTCAACatgtactatttacaatcaatCAGTTAATTTCAAGTAATATGCAGtaatttggaaaaaagaaaacctgtgtGTGGAACACTAGCAGTGGCCCTAAACTACTCTTCACGTGTCTAAGTCAGAGGAAATTGTTTTTAGGTTATAATATATTAGAAATGCAAATGATATGTTGATAAAAAAGTCACGGTCTTCATTTTCTCCAAACACTTGAAGGGAGTTGTTCAGTGCTTAGTGCTGACATATCTGGACTACTGTCCTGAAGTTTGCTCCAGGgccaaagataaaaacaaacagaaaaagctgtttaaaagaATCACAGCAAGAAATCAGCAGTGTGCTGTTTTGTTGTAGTACTAATATATGAACGTCTATGTATGTGTAAGAAAGTTGATTACATTTGCTATTAATTCATTTGTTGTAGATCCATTTTTCTATGAGCTCCAGGATAAAGTTACAATTGTCAAAACTA harbors:
- the LOC137137040 gene encoding coxsackievirus and adenovirus receptor homolog, coding for MFALKSMSVCLLACFLSRSVSQASKQVKDVKPGATVTLHCQGPRDASIELVEWTKPDLKSDEYVFFFRDMQFNEDFQHPQFRGRVKLVDPEMKNGDFSVILKNVNIYDAGEYQCRIGKSHSGRSKRETPELINSVTMKVDPVHKHMTANTGDDVSLPCPTLSTSPITSVKWIMQNKKDYVFLNRNKRSVPDHQHPYYKDWVELEDGEMKDGDASLILKDVMNINSGRYECWIHHKGTNYKTSIIDLYVYPPDPHNN